The window GAAGCCGGTGCCGAAGAAGGACATCCCGCCGCCGCCGGCTGTCCAGCCGGCGCCGCCCGGCTGCACCGGGCCGAAGTACGTCGGCACCCAGGCCAGTCGGGCCGATGTGAAGGCGGCGCTCGCCGAGGCAGCGAACGTGACCTACTGGCCCACCTCGGCGCCGGAGATCAAGGTGCCGCTTAACCTGCTCAAGGCGATCGCCTGGCAGGAGAGCGGTTGGCAGTCCAACATCCAGGCGTGCGACGGTGGTGTCGGGCTGATGCAGGTGATGCCGGGTACGGCGTCCCAGATCAACAACCGGTTCGGCCAGTCGTACCAGATCGGCCAGTACCAGGACAACGCGAAGCTCGGCGCGAACTACCTGGCCTGGCTGATCAAGTACCTGAGTGAGCGGACCGGCCTCGGTTACGACATCAACGCTACGGACTGTGTCGACCATGTCGATCCGTGCATGCTCAACGCGGTGATCTCGGCGTACAACATGGGGCCCGAGAGGGGACTCGTGCTGCAACCCGACGGGACGTACGACCTCAAGATTACGAACCCCCGGTATACGGACAACGTGCGTACGTTGATGACCGAGTGCGAGTGCCTCGGATTCTGACCCGGACGGCCATCCTGGTCCACCGTCCCTTGTGATCAATTTGTCGTCGTAAATCGGCTGCCGGCACTGCGCCGGTAGTCGATCTGACGTGCGCCCGACAGAAGATGGCACGCATTTTCCCTGGTCAGTGGCGTGTGGGCGACGATACTCTCAAGTCGGACAGGTTGGACGATCGGCACTGTCAATCCATTTGGGTAAGACGCGCCGATAGGAGAAATTCAATGGCACTCTGGACCGATCTCGCCACCTGGCGTGGTCCCACCGTCAACTCTGGTGACGGCGACAAGAACGGCAATGAGGCCAGCGACCGGATGACCGAGCACCGCGGCATCGTGTTGCACATCGCCGAGGGCTACTTCGAGGGCACCATCGCCTGGCAGAAGAACCCGACGGCCGACGTCTCGTCACACTTCGTAGTCGCGAAGGACGGCCGGATCGCGCAGATGGTGGACACCGACATCCGATCCTGGGCACAACGGTCCGGGAACCCCACGTGGCTCAGCGTCGAGAACGAGGGCTTCGTTCCGGGCGCACTCACCCCACAACAGATCGAGGCGAACGCACGCCTGCTCGTGCGCGCCAACCAGGTCTACGACATCCCACTGCAGATCGCCACCAGTCCGTCGGGGCGGGGGCTCGGCCACCACAGCATGGGGGCCGAGAACGGGGTCGACTGGGGACATCCCCACTGTCCCGGTCCCGCCATCATCGCCCAGAAGCCGGCCATCGTCTCCCGGGCGTTGGAACTGAGCGGCTCGGAGGTGGTGCCGGTGGCCCCGGATCGGCCCCGGCGCAGATGGATCATCGACAACTAGGAGATCGACGACCAGAAAGGTCCGTCCCATGTATCTCATCCAGAGCACGACGCAGAACCCGAGCCCCATCTTCCTCGTGCACGACAGCGGCAAGGTCCGGCACATCGGCCCGGTCGAATTCAACTACCTCCGTTCCCTCGGCGGTGGCGCGACCGTGCCGCTGCTGGTGGAGCCGAATCCGGACGCGTTCGCCCGGCTGCTCGCCGAGGCCCGCGTCTCGCAGGGCTACCTGCAGAACTGAGTCGCACCTGGCCCGGAGCCGGCGACCGTCCGCCGGTCAGCGGTGCCGGGCCAGCCAGGCGTCCTCGGCGGCGTAGTCGAAGTAGTCGGTCCGGTACTCCAGCAGGTCGGTGAAGACGTCACGCCAGTCCCGGTCGCGGGTGGCGTCCACCAGCCAGCTCACCGTCTCCGGCAGGGACCGGAGGTAGTCGGTGACCGGGCGGTAGCCGAGCTGTCGTTGGGCCACGCTCATGTCGAGCACCACGGGGTTCGCCGTCGACCAGGGTGTCTCGCCCACCGGGGGTGCCGGCGAGGGCCCGTCGATCAGCACCTCGTCGGCGGAGTGGTCGAGCACGGAGTGGATGGCGGCGCCGATCTCCCGTACGGTCGGCGCCTCCGGGTCGGCGGCGTTGAGCACCCTGGCTCCCGGCTCGGACGCGGCCAGCCGGATCAGCTCGGCCAGGTTGGCGGTGGACACCGGGTGGAACCGGCTCTCGCCCCCGTAGGCGAGCACCCGGGCCGGCCTGCGGTCCAGCGCCCGCTTCACGAAGTGCCACTCGCGGGGGTGCACGGTGTGCGGGCCGTGGATGGCCCCGGCACGCAACACGGTGGTGGGCAGGATCGCGCCGGCGTCGAGCAACTCGCGCTCCAGGGCGGCCTTGTCGGCCGCGTAGTCCCCGGTGCCGGCCATGGTGGTCGGCTGGGTCTCGGCGATCGGTACGGGGAAGGTCACCCCGTCGGCGCCGAAGCCCAGCCCCTGGTCGTCGAGGTAGACCGCGGCGCTGGAGAGCACCACGGCCGAGCCGATCCGGTCAGAGAGTTCGATCAGTTGTCGGGCGTGCCGGGCGCCGTACGCGACGGTGTCGACCACCAGGTCGCAGCCGTCGCCGATCGCCTCGACGAGCTCGTCGTCGTTCTCCCGGTCGAGCGGAACCGGGTGCACGTGCCAGTCGAGCGGCCACAGTGGCCCGCCCCGTCCGCCCCGGGAACCGGCCCGGACCTGCCACCCGTCACGCACCAGGGCGCGTACGGTCGCCCGGCCTACCTGGCCGGTTGCTCCGATGACCAACGCAGTCCTCTCCATACGCCCACGGTAGGCGGGCGGGCGGCCCGACCTGCGCCCCTTCTGCCGACGGCGAATAAGCCGAGAGCTCAACCCGTCCACGGTTCAGCAACAGGCATTGCGCAACAACTCTTGCGCAATGCCTGTTGCTGATGCCAGACTCCTCGCATGGACAGAGCAGAGATCCGGCAGGTGACCGACTCGCGGGTGCTGGCGGCGCTGGCACACCCGTTGCGGCGCCGGCTGATGGACGCGTTGAAGGTCGACGGGCCGTCCACGGTGAGTGCGCTCGCCGCGCGGACCGGCCAGGCGGTGGCGAACATCAGCCACCACCTCAAGGTGCTGGCCGCCAGCGAACTGGTCGAGGAGGCGCCCGAACTGGCCCGCGACCGGCGGGAACGATGGTGGCGACCGGTCTCCGCCGGGGTGCGCTGGTCGCAGGCCGACTTCGCCGACGACCCGGCCGCGATGGCGGTCTTCAACGCCTCGCTCTCGCTCAACCTCGACCGGCACGCCAGCCTGGTCCGGGCCTGGTGGGCGGCGACCGAGACCGGGGCGGGCGGGTGGACCGAGGGACCGTTCTCCGCGGACAAGTGGCTGCACCTCACCCCGGCCGAGCTGACTCAGCTCAGCGGCGAGCTGATCGGGGTGCTGGACCGGTGGGCCAACCGGGAGGTCCCGGACGACGGCGAGCACCGGGAGCCGGTCTTCGTCTTCGCCCACGGCGTACCGGCGCAGCCGTGACCGGCGACCCGGCCGGGCAGACGGTCGCACCCCGCCGGAGTCTGCTGCGGCACCGGGACTTCCGGCTGCTCTGGATCGGACAGACCACCAGCAAGCTCGGCAGCAGCGTCACCGGCGTGGCGCTGCCGCTGGTGGCGGTCGCCACCGTCGATGCGACCACCTTCCAGGTGGCCCTGCTGGCCGCGGCCGCCTGGGTGCCCTGGCTGGTGATCGGGCTACCGGCCGGCGCGTGGGTGGACCGGCTGCCGCGCCGACCGGTGATGATCCTGGCCGACCTCGCCTGCCTGGTGCTGTTCCTCAGCGTGCCGGTCGCCGCCTGGTTCGGCGTACTGGGCATCGGGCAACTGCTCGCGGTCGCCCTCGGCACCGGGACGGCCAGCGTGTTCTTCCAGACGTCCTACCAGGTCTACCTGCCCACGCTGTTGCGGCCGGAGGAGGTGGCCGAGGGCAACGCGAAGCTGCAGGGCACCGAGTCGGCGGCGCACGTGGTCGGCCCCGGTCTCGCCGGGCTGCTCGCCCAACTGGTCGGCGCGGCGTCCGCGCTGCTCGCCGACGCGGCCAGCTTCCTGGTCTCGGTGCTGTGCCTCTGGTCCATCCGTACGCCCGAAGCCCGGCCCGCCCGGGACCCGCACCGGGAGAACCTGCGCCGGCAGATCCGCGCCGGAATCCGGTTCGTGGCCCTCGACCCCTACCTGCGGGTGATGACGGTCTTCGGCGCGGCCAGCAACATCGCCCTGGTCGGCTACCAGGCGATCCTGGTGGTCTTCCTGGTCCGCGAGGTGGGGGTGAGTCCGGGCCTGGTCGGCGCCCTGATCGCCCTGACCAGCCTCGGTGGGGTACTCGGTGCGACCGCCGCCGGCTGGCTCGCCCGGCGCTTCGGCACCGCCCGTGGACTGCTCCTGTCCGAGCTGGGTGCGGCACCGTTCGCCCTGCTCATCCCGCTCACCGCGCCCGGTCCCCGGCTCGGTTTCCTGGTCGCCGGGGGCGTCGTCGTCGGCGCCGGGATCGTCGCCGGCAACGTGATCAAGGGGAGTTTCCGGCAGACGTACACCCCGCACCACCTGCTCGGCCGGGTCACCGTCAGCATGCAGTTGCTCAACTTCGGCTCGATCCCGTTCGGTGCGCTGCTCGCCGGTGCGCTCGGCAGCACAATGGGGATCCGGCCGACGATGTGGATCATGACGGCGCTCCTGCCGCTGAGCAGCCTGATCCTGCTCCTCGGCCCGCTGCGGCAACGCCGCGACCTGCCGACCCGCCCGGCGGGTGACGACCGCGACCAAGCGGTGGGCGAGGTCGGGTCAGTGGAAGCGGCCGGGCCAGTGGAAGCGGCCGGGGCGGTGAGAGCGGTCGCTTCAGTGGAAGCGGTCGGGGGTGACGTGGGCGGGGTCGATCCCCGGCTCGGGCGGCGTGACCCCGGTGACCAGCGTCGCCAGCAGACGACCGAGACTCGGCGCGACCTGCATGCCGTACCCGCTCAGGCCGGCCAGCCAGAGAAAACCCTCCGCGTCCGCGGACCGGCCGACCACCGGCACGTCGTCGGCGGCCGAGGTCCGCAGCCCGGCCCAGGCGTGGTGCACCCGGCGGATGGTGAGGGTGGTGGCCTCCTCGACCCGGGCGGCCCCGATCGCGATGTCGAGGTCGTCGGGGCGTACGTCACCGGGCGGGGTCGGGGTGGCGTCGGCGGGTGAGATCAGCAGTCGCCCCGACTCGGGTTTGAAGTAGAACGTCTCCGCCACGTCCGACACCATCGGCCACCGCTCCGCGCTGACCCCGTCCGGCAGGTCCACCAGGAACGCGGTACGCCGCAGCGGGGTCAGGCCGACCGGCCGTACCCCGGCGAGTTCCGCCACCTCGTCGGCCCAGGCACCCGCGGCGTTGACCACCAGCCCACCGGTGAAGTGCCCGGCGTCGGTCTCCGCCCGCCAACCGCCGACGACCCGGGTCAACGACCGGACCCGGGCGGACCGGACCACCCGACCACCGCCCGCCCGGATGCCCCGCAGGAACCCCTGGTGCAACGCGTCCACGTCGATGTCCTGCGCCGCCGGGCGGACCATCGCCCGGTGGTAGCGGCCCGGACGGACGATCGGGCAGTAGCGCTGCACCTCGTCCAGGTCGATCTCGCGGGCGGGGGTCGGGGCGGCGAGTTCGTCGGCCAGCGCCGCGTCGAAGCTCGCGTCCTCACCGGCCGGGGAGAGCGCCAGCACCCCCCTCGGGGTGAGCAGAGGCGCGGCGCTGAAACCCGGCGGCGGGTCATCCAGAAAGGCGCGGCTGGCCGACGTCAACGCCCGCACCACCGGCCCGCCGTAATACTCCGAGAACAGTGCGGCCGAACGGCCGGTGGCGTGGTAGCCGGCGACCTTCTCCATCTCCAGCAGGACCACCCGCCCGTACGCGGCCAGGTGGTAGCCCGCGCTGGCGCCGGCTATCCCACCGCCGATGATGAGGAAGTCAGCGTCCACGGCCGCTGACCGTAGTCGGTCAAGGCGGAGACGGCAATCAATGGCGAGACAGTTTCGGGTCCAAACGGGAAATCGGGGACGACCCTGAGTGGGATCAGGGGTTTCGGACCCGATCGAGGGGACTGTCCCGGAGGGAAAAGTTGGCCGGCCCGCCTACGGTGTAGCCATGGGGCAGCGGGGGTGTGGGCGTGGCTGACTGGCTGGCGCAACTGGGGGAGCTCCCGAGCGCCCTGTACCTGGCGGGGCTCGGCGTGGTCATGCTGCTCGACGCGATCCCGTTGGTAGGCGTGCTGGTACCCGGCGACATCGCGGTGCTTGCCGTGGTGGGCACCGGCCGACCGGGCGGACCCGCCGGTGCCTACCTCAGCGTGATAGCCGGTTGCGTGGTCGGCTGGTCGTTGAGCTTCCTCGCCGGTCGGCTTTTCGGCGACCGGATCCGGCAGGGTCGGATCGGAGCCTGGATCGGCGAGGCCCGGTGGGCCGCCGCCGAGGGCATCCTGAACCGCGGTGGCGGCCGGATGGTGATGGTGGCCCCGTTCCTGCCCGTGTTCAACGCGTTGCTACCACTGGCCGCCGGCGGCCTACGAATGTCCTACCGCCGCTTCGTCTCCTGCGCGGCACTCGGTGCCGCGCTCTGGGCCGGGCTGTACGTGCTGCTGGGCACAGCGGCGAACTCACTGGGTGGACTATTGCCCGGAGAGTCGTTCACGATGGTGGCCACGGTCGGCATCGGCCTGACCGTCGGCTGGGTCGTGCTGCTGGGTGCCCGGCGCAGCTGGCTCAGATCGGCCGGACATTCGCCGCCTGCGGGCCCTTCTGCCCCTGAGTGACCTCGAACTCGACCTTCTGGCCCTCGTTGAGCTCGCGGTAACCCTGGCTGTCGATGGCGGAGTAGTGGACGAAGACGTCCGGTCCTCCGCCGTCCTGCTCGATGAAGCCGAAGCCCTTTTCTGAGTTGAACCACTTCACGGTGCCGGTTGCCATTCAAATCTCCTTAACAGGTGTGCGACGGTGGTCGTCCCACACGTCACCGACACTAGCGTTCCGACCCGGATGATGCGCGCCGAAGTCGCGGCTCGGCGACAGTCAGGGCGATAACCGGGGCCGGAAGGGCCGTTCTACGGCATGCTTGACCCGTGACGAGACGGATGGCGGGCCCGCTAGCCGACCTCGAAACCAAGATCTCCGCGACCGACACCGGGGGACTGGACCGGCTCCGGCTCGTCGAGGTGCCGTTCGTGCCCGAGGTACGCCTGCATCTGGCCGAGGACGCCATCGTCTGGTGGGCCAGGATGGAGGCCGAGGCCGGGGCGGTGCTGGCGCCACCGTACTGGGCGTCGGCGTGGCCGGGAGGGCAGGCACTCGCCCGGTACGTGCTCGACCATCCCGAGGCGGTCGCCGGTCTGCGCGTACTCGACCTGGCCGCGGGCTCCGGGTTGGCCGCGATCGCCGCCGCGCTGGCCGGGGCGGCCACGGTGACCGCGAACGACATCGACCCGTACGCCCTGGCGGTGATCGGGATGAACGCGCGGGCGAACCGGATCGACGTACGCCAGGCCGACGGTGACCTGCTCGACGGCGACGGGCTGGACGCGGACCTGATCCTGGCCGGTGACGTCTTCTACCGCCGGGCACTGGCGGACAGGATGCTGCCGTTCCTGGAGCGGGCGGCGGCACGCGGTGCGCGGGTGCTGGTCGGCGACCCCGGGCGGGTGTTCCTACCGGCCGACCGGTTCCGGGTGGTGGCCAGTTACCACGGTTCGGCCAGCGACTCGGTCGAGGACGCGGAGATCAGTCGGATGGACGTGCTCCAGCTCCTGAGCTGACCACCGGGAGGTCGAGGACGTACGAGTCGCCCTCGCGCCGGAAACCGAGCCGGTCGTAGTACGGCGCGACCATGCCCGGTGGGGTGACCACCCGGCGGAAGCCCCGGTCGGTGAAGAGACTGCTGCGCCGGTAGACGAACTCGCCGGGGGTGAAGTCCCGGAACCGCTGGGTCACGTAGTCCAGTTCCACCCGGGCCACCTCCCCGCCGCTGCCGTCGACCAGTACCACCCCGACCACCTCGTCGGCGCGTACGACGAGGAAGGCCGTCCGGTCCGGGTCGGCGCCGTGCCACTCGAACCCCGGGTTGAACCGGGCGATGTCCGCCCCGTGTACGCGCAGCGTGTGGGCCAGGAACCCGTCGTCGGTGCCGACCTCGACGACCTCGTAGGTCCGCTCGTCGTGCCGGGTGGCGAGCATCCGGCGCAGGTACCAGACGTTGATGATCGCGATCACCACGTTCAGCCCGACCCCCGGCCAGACCCCCAGGGCGGTGTTGAAACCGATCAGGATCAGGGAGCCGACCAGGTTCAGCGCGCGCAGCCGCAGTACGCGGGTCTGCAGCAGGGACCAGACCAGTACCGCGGAGCCGATCCAACCGATGATGTCCAGCCAGTTCACCCGCCGAGGTTAGCCCCTGCCCGCTGACCTGCCCAAAATCGGACGCAGGTGGTGAAGCGCGCGGACCGGGCGTGGTTGTCGTCGCCGTGCCGGGCGCAGGGGTGACACGCGGGGGTACCGGCATGGTGTGAGACGTACCACCGGCCGTACCACCACGAGTATGGTGGCCCGTATGGCAGACAAGGTCACGTTGAGTCTGAACCCGGACACACTCGCCCGGGCGCGTGCCGCCGCCGGCCAGGCCGGCATGTCCCTGTCCGCCTGGATCGACCGGGCCGCCCGTCGGGAGGCGATGCGCGACGCCGCCCGCCGGCAGGACGAGTGGCTGGCCGCCAACCCGGACGTACGCGACGAGCTCGACGGATTCGACCGGCTCGCCGACAATCTCGAAGCGGGTTGGAATGACCTGGTCGAGGCGGCGTGAACCGCGGTGAGATCTGGACTGTCGGCGATCCCAGCAAGGTGCGTTACCGCGTCATCGTGCTCTCCGGCGACGCGCACAACGACCGGCCGAGCGCGTCGCCGTACTGCGCGCCGATCGTCCGCCAGCGCGGTAGCGCGGAACTGCCGCCGTTTGTCGTACCGCTGGCCGAGACCGACCCGATGACCGGGGTGGTGGTGGTCAACCGGATGCGCCGGGTCCCGGCCGCCGCCGGTGTGGAGCGGGTCGGCATGGCCACCGGGGCGAGCATGTCCCGGATCGTCGAGGCCCTCAAGGACCTCTTCGAACTCTGACCCGTCGCCCGTCGCCCGTCGCCCGTCGCCCGTCGCCCGTCGGCCCGCCCATCGGCGCGGGAGCCGGCCACCCGCGAAGGTGGCCGGCTCCCGTGCACCTCCGACCTGAATCAGTTCCACTCGAAGCCGCGCATCTCAACCTCCCCGTCCGGCGTCGTTGATACCGGTATTACGGGTGGGGGCGGCATTGGGTTGCAGTGATTACGGCTTTCTCTCGCCGATGATGCCCGAGCGGGTCGTGCCGTGTTACCAGCCGCGGGCCCGCCACTCTTCGAGGGAGGGGCGTTCGACACCGAGGGTGGAGTCCCGCCCGTGGCCGGGGTAGAACCAGGTCTCGTCCGGCAGCCGCCCGAAGATCTTGGTCTCCAGGTCGTTCATGATGCTGTCGAAGTGAGCGGGATCGGTCGTCTTCCCCGGGCCACCGGGGAACAGGCTGTCGCCGGTGAACAGGTGCGGGATCCCGGCCGGGTCGCTGTAGAGCAGGGCGATCGAGCCGGGGGTGTGCCCGACCAGGTGGATCACCTCCAGCGCGCAGCCGCCGACCCGTACGGTGTCCCCGTCGACCAGGGTCTCCGAGTCGATCGGCAGCCCGTCGGCGTCGGCGGTGTGGGCGAGGCTGATCGCCCCGGTGGCCGCCACCACCTCTTCCAGTGCCACCCAGTGGTCCATGTGCCGATGGGTGGTGATCACGTGGCTCAGGCCGGTCTCGCCGGCAAGTTCCAGCAGCCGGGGCGCCTCGTTGGCCGCGTCGATCAACACCTGGTCGCCGGTGGAGCGGCAGCGGACCAGGTAGGCGTTGTTCTCCATCGGCCCGACCGACACCTTGGTGATGGTCAGGTCGTCCAGGTCCCGTACGTCTGGCGCCCCGCCGGGCGAGACATCTCCGCGGTAACTCATCTCGTACCTCTAGATCCAGTCCGGTGGGGTGGGCAAGGGGCCGTTCGGGGTGACGGTGAGTCCGGTGCCGGTGGACCGACCGATCAGCCAGCCGGCGAGCAGGTGCACCGGTCCGGCGACGGTCGGTCCGGCTCCGGCCGGGCCGATGGTCAGGGTGCGGCCGGCGTCGGTCGGGCGCAGCGTCAGCGCGGGTACGTCCTCGCGGGTGGCCAGGTCACCGGCGGCCTCGTTCAGCAGCCGCTGGGCGAACCCCTCGGGCCAGTCGACCGGGTCGTAACCGGCGCCGAGGTCGACGTGGTGCACCTCGAGTTCACGCAGGCGGGTCCAGACCAGCACCGCCGCCACCCGATCGCCGCGGTGCGACCTGACCACCGCCGCCCAGGCCTCCGGCGGCATCGCGGCGCACGCCTCGGCGAACCGTTTCGCCCCGCCCCGCAGGTCGTCCAGGTGGGCGTCGAGGGGGCGGTCGGCACCGGCGGCGATGTCCGCGTCCCGGGCGGCGACGCTCGCGTACGCCGGGACGTGCTGGCCGGTCCGGGCCCCGGTGAGCAGATTGACCAGCGCGTCGGCGCTGCGCGCGAGGTGGGTCAGCACATGTCCGCGGCTCCAGCCGGGCAGTCGGGACGGTTCGGCGAGGGTGGACCGGTCGAGGGTGCCGGCGGTACGGAGCAGCCGCTCCGTGGCGCGGTCCACCTCGGCGATCAGAACCAATGGGTCAACGGTCACGTTTCGACCCTAGTCGTCCGCACCCCGCCGGTGGTCGTCGGCGGGCCGGACCCGGAAATGGCTTTCGGTGGATCGTCGGCAGCCCTTACCGTTCGAGTTGAACGCGTCACCCGGGAGTTGGAGGGAGGTGGGGATCATGCCGGTCGCCGTGCGCGTCTCCCGCATCCCGGTTCACCAATTCTGACGAGGGTTGACATGAGGTTTGATCTCGCGTCCCTGGGCTGGGACGCCGCGCTTCACAGCGCGTACTCCAGGCACGATGACCTGCGGCCGGGCCGGGTGGTTCGGGTGGACCGCGGGGTGTGCACCGTACTGTGCGCGGACGGGACGTACCGGGCGAGTCTGGCCGGGGCGGTCCTGGCCGGGGCCGTCGCCGATCCGGCCCGCCTGCCGTGCGCCGGGGACTGGCTACTGGTCCGGGTCTGGCCGGACGACCGGGTCACCGCCGAGGCGGTGCTGCCCCGGCGTACGGCGATCGTGCGTCGGACCGCAGGCAAGGCCGCGACCGGACAGGTCCTGGCCGCGAACCTCGACGCCGCGGCGGTGGTCGAGCCGATGCATCCGACGCCGGACATGGCGCGGATCGAGCGTCTGCTCGCCCTGGCCTGGGCATCCGGGGCGGAGCCGATGGTGGTGCTGACGAAGTGTGATCTGGTCCCCGATCCGGCGGCGGTGGCCGCCCAGGTGGCCGAGGTGGCGCCCGGGGTACGGGTGCTGGCGGTGAGCGCGCAGACCGGCGCCGGCCTGTCCGACCTGCGCCCGCAGGTCGCGTACGGCCGTACCCTGGCGCTGCTCGGCCCGTCCGGTGCGGGCAAGTCGACGCTGGTCAACGCGCTGGCGGGGACGACCGTGATGGTCACCCAGGGGATCCGGGGGGTGGACGGCAAGGGCCGGCACACCACCACGCACCGGGCGTTGATCCCGATTCCCGGTGGGGGAGCGGTGCTGGACACCCCGGGGATCCGGGCGGTCGGGCTGCTCGACGCGGCCGGTGGCCTGGACCACGCCTTCGCCGATGTGGCGGAGTTGGCCGCGGCCTGCCGGTTCGACGACTGCGCGCACCAGGTGGAGCCCGGTTGCGCGGTCCGGGCCGCGCTGGAGGACGGCGGGCTCACCCCGCGCCGGTGGGAGAGTTGGTGCAAGCTGCAACGTGAGGTGGCGTTCGAGACCCGACGCCGGGACGCCCGGCTGGCGGCCGAGGCGCGGGCCGGGCGGCGGCGGGCCCGGTCGGACCGGCGGATCCGTCCTTAGGCTGGGGAACCGTTCGGCGGTGCCACGGCGTTGACCAGGGGGAACGTACGGGTGGGAGAAAGTGTCGTACCTCGGGGCTAAAGTTGCCGAGGCGCATTCTTGGCGTCTGCAAGACCAGTGACTTCGGTGGCAAGATCACCGAAACGGGGCGAAACCCGGAAGCTGGACATAACCGCAGAAGCTCGACCTAACCGCAGAACGTCTTTCAAGCCGCAGTAGCTTGTCCGAACGGACGAGTTCTCGCTTTCTTCTCCCGGGAGTACACGGACAGTGGCCGACCGCATGATCATCCGCGGCGCGCGCGAGCACAACCTGCGTGACGTCAGTCTCGACCTGCCGCGGGACGCAATGATCGTCTTCACCGGGCTTTCCGGCTCGGGCAAGTCGAGCCTGGCCTTCGATACGATCTTCGCCGAGGGCCAGCGGCGCTACGTGGAGTCGCTGTCGTCGTACGCTCGGCAGTTCCTCGGCCAGATGGACAAACCGGACGTCGACTTCATCGAGGGCCTCAGCCCGGCGGTGTCGATCGACCAGAAGTCCACCTCGCGCAACCCCCGGTCGACCGTGGGCACGATCACCGAGGTCTACGACTACCTGCGCCTGCTCTACGCCCGGGTCGGCGAGCCGCACTGCCCGGTCTGCGGCGAGCGGATCTCCAAGCAGAGCCCGCAGCAGATCGTCGACCGGGTGCTGGCGATGAAGGAGGGCACCAAGTTCATGGTGCTCGCGCCGGTGATCCGTGGCCGCAAGGGCGAGTACCTGGACCTGTTCGCCGAGCTCCAGGGCAAGGGCTACGCCCGGGCCCGGGTCGACGGCGTGGTCCAGCCGCTCACCGAGTTCATCGGCGAGGCACCGGCGACCAAGCTGAAGAAGCAGGAGAAGCACACCATCGAGGTGGTGGTCGACCGGCTCACCGTCAAGGCCTCCGCCAAGCAGCGGCTGACCGACTCGGTGGAGTCCGCGCTGACCCTCTCCGGCGGGCTGGTCCTGCTCGACTTCGTCGACCTGGCCGAGGACGACCCGGACCGGGAGCGGCGCTACTCCGAGCACCTGGCCTGCCCGAACGACCACCCCCTCGCGATCGAGGACCTGGAACCGCGGGTCTTCTCCTTCAACGCCCCGTACGGCGCCTGCCCCGAGTGCACCGGTCTGGGCACCAAGAAGGAGGTCGACCCGGAGCTGATCGTGCCGGACCCGGAGCGGACCCTGCGCGAGGGCGCGATCCAGCCCTGGTCCTCCGGACAGACCCTCGAATACTTCCTGCACCTGCTCGAGGCGCTGGGCGAGGCGGAGCACTTCGACCTCGACACCCCGTGGCGCAAGCTCCCCTCGCGGGCGCAGAAGACGATCCTGCACGGCTCCGGTGACCAGGTCCACGTGCGCTACCGCAACAAGTACGGCCGCGAGCGCTCCTACTACACCGGCTTCGAGGGCGTGGTGCAGTGGATCCAGCGCCGGCACTCCGACACCGAGTCGGACTGGTCGCGGGACAAGTACGAGGGCTACATGCGCGACGTGCCCTGTGCCGCCTGCGGTGGTGCCCGGCTCAAGCCGGAGGTGCTCGCGGTCACCCTGGGCGGC of the Micromonospora sp. NBC_01796 genome contains:
- a CDS encoding transglycosylase SLT domain-containing protein, which translates into the protein MTGSTRRIGLAAGALSLALVLAGCGGDAPVDRVTAPVGVTVSGSTGEPSAPPSAPVAEGLGTGPTRSASPSPSRTTAKPKPPKSKAPPKPVPKKDIPPPPAVQPAPPGCTGPKYVGTQASRADVKAALAEAANVTYWPTSAPEIKVPLNLLKAIAWQESGWQSNIQACDGGVGLMQVMPGTASQINNRFGQSYQIGQYQDNAKLGANYLAWLIKYLSERTGLGYDINATDCVDHVDPCMLNAVISAYNMGPERGLVLQPDGTYDLKITNPRYTDNVRTLMTECECLGF
- a CDS encoding peptidoglycan recognition family protein, which translates into the protein MALWTDLATWRGPTVNSGDGDKNGNEASDRMTEHRGIVLHIAEGYFEGTIAWQKNPTADVSSHFVVAKDGRIAQMVDTDIRSWAQRSGNPTWLSVENEGFVPGALTPQQIEANARLLVRANQVYDIPLQIATSPSGRGLGHHSMGAENGVDWGHPHCPGPAIIAQKPAIVSRALELSGSEVVPVAPDRPRRRWIIDN
- a CDS encoding NAD-dependent epimerase/dehydratase family protein → MERTALVIGATGQVGRATVRALVRDGWQVRAGSRGGRGGPLWPLDWHVHPVPLDRENDDELVEAIGDGCDLVVDTVAYGARHARQLIELSDRIGSAVVLSSAAVYLDDQGLGFGADGVTFPVPIAETQPTTMAGTGDYAADKAALERELLDAGAILPTTVLRAGAIHGPHTVHPREWHFVKRALDRRPARVLAYGGESRFHPVSTANLAELIRLAASEPGARVLNAADPEAPTVREIGAAIHSVLDHSADEVLIDGPSPAPPVGETPWSTANPVVLDMSVAQRQLGYRPVTDYLRSLPETVSWLVDATRDRDWRDVFTDLLEYRTDYFDYAAEDAWLARHR
- a CDS encoding ArsR/SmtB family transcription factor, with protein sequence MDRAEIRQVTDSRVLAALAHPLRRRLMDALKVDGPSTVSALAARTGQAVANISHHLKVLAASELVEEAPELARDRRERWWRPVSAGVRWSQADFADDPAAMAVFNASLSLNLDRHASLVRAWWAATETGAGGWTEGPFSADKWLHLTPAELTQLSGELIGVLDRWANREVPDDGEHREPVFVFAHGVPAQP
- a CDS encoding NAD(P)/FAD-dependent oxidoreductase yields the protein MDADFLIIGGGIAGASAGYHLAAYGRVVLLEMEKVAGYHATGRSAALFSEYYGGPVVRALTSASRAFLDDPPPGFSAAPLLTPRGVLALSPAGEDASFDAALADELAAPTPAREIDLDEVQRYCPIVRPGRYHRAMVRPAAQDIDVDALHQGFLRGIRAGGGRVVRSARVRSLTRVVGGWRAETDAGHFTGGLVVNAAGAWADEVAELAGVRPVGLTPLRRTAFLVDLPDGVSAERWPMVSDVAETFYFKPESGRLLISPADATPTPPGDVRPDDLDIAIGAARVEEATTLTIRRVHHAWAGLRTSAADDVPVVGRSADAEGFLWLAGLSGYGMQVAPSLGRLLATLVTGVTPPEPGIDPAHVTPDRFH
- a CDS encoding DedA family protein; protein product: MADWLAQLGELPSALYLAGLGVVMLLDAIPLVGVLVPGDIAVLAVVGTGRPGGPAGAYLSVIAGCVVGWSLSFLAGRLFGDRIRQGRIGAWIGEARWAAAEGILNRGGGRMVMVAPFLPVFNALLPLAAGGLRMSYRRFVSCAALGAALWAGLYVLLGTAANSLGGLLPGESFTMVATVGIGLTVGWVVLLGARRSWLRSAGHSPPAGPSAPE
- a CDS encoding cold-shock protein, with product MATGTVKWFNSEKGFGFIEQDGGGPDVFVHYSAIDSQGYRELNEGQKVEFEVTQGQKGPQAANVRPI
- a CDS encoding class I SAM-dependent methyltransferase, coding for MAGPLADLETKISATDTGGLDRLRLVEVPFVPEVRLHLAEDAIVWWARMEAEAGAVLAPPYWASAWPGGQALARYVLDHPEAVAGLRVLDLAAGSGLAAIAAALAGAATVTANDIDPYALAVIGMNARANRIDVRQADGDLLDGDGLDADLILAGDVFYRRALADRMLPFLERAAARGARVLVGDPGRVFLPADRFRVVASYHGSASDSVEDAEISRMDVLQLLS